DNA from Dioscorea cayenensis subsp. rotundata cultivar TDr96_F1 chromosome 26, TDr96_F1_v2_PseudoChromosome.rev07_lg8_w22 25.fasta, whole genome shotgun sequence:
NNNNNNNNNNNNNNNNNNNNNNNNNNNNNNNNNNNNNNNNNNNNNNNNNNNNNNNNNNNNNNNNNNNNNNNNNNNNNNNNNNNNNNNNNNNNNNNNNNNNNNNNNNNNNNNNNNNNNNNNNNNNNNNNNNNNNNNNNNNNNNNNNNNNNNNNNNNNNNNNNNNNNNNNNNNNNNNNNNNNNNNNNNNNNNNNNNNNNNNNNNNNNNNNNNNNNNNNNNNNNNNNNNNNNNNNNNNNNNNNNNNNNNNNNNNNNNNNNNNNNNNNNNNNNNNNNNNNNNNNNNNNNNNNNNNNNNNNNNNNNNNNNNNNNNNNNNNNNNNNNNNNNNNNNNNNNNNNNNNNNNNNNNNNNNNNNNNNNNNNNNNNNNNNNNNNNNNNNNNNNNNNNNNNNNNNNNNNNNNNNNNNNNNNNNNNNNNNNNNNNNNNNNNNNNNNNNNNNNNNNNNNNNNNNNNNNNNNNNNNNNNNNNNNNNNNNNNNNNNNNNNNNNNNNNNNNNNNNNNNNNNNNNNNNNATCTTAACAATTTCAATCAATAATAGAGTGTTGCTTAATTACAATAAGCATTGCATCGAGTTTTCGCAAAGCCGGAATGTTCATGTGCAGATCTTTCCTTTGCTGAGTAGTCATAATCTGTGAGATGAGAAATATTGAGATTAATTTATGTGatgaaaaatgggaaaaaacaagaaatatgtaAGAAGGAgttaatttcttatatatatataatgacctCCATGTTTGTTCCATCTTTTCCTACTTGATTTGAAGCCACAAACTCTACAATGTGTTCAGTGACTGATAAAAGCCAATCCacttctcttctccatcttgcTTTCCTCTCAGCAGCCATTGGCTCCAATTTCCATTGCTCCCCAAAAACAGAAGCTgatcaatataatattttatgtaattagCAAATGAATGTTTGTATAATTTTCTGCATTTTTGCATGCAAAATTGAAGTGAAAGTgattagtaattttttattttttttatttaaaaacctgCAAGATTAGTAATAGCATTGGAGAGAGCTAGTGCTGAAGAAACTCCTTTTCCACCACCAGACATATCCTCCCCAAGAAGCAGCTTTGCAAACCTCTCCTTCATCATCTCCATTTCTGAATCAAACACACCCCCACCAACAACAATCACCAACTAAAACATA
Protein-coding regions in this window:
- the LOC120253198 gene encoding rop guanine nucleotide exchange factor 12-like yields the protein MARSSEKGGAGDGQPTEMEMMKERFAKLLLGEDMSGGGKGVSSALALSNAITNLAASVFGEQWKLEPMAAERKARWRREVDWLLSVTEHIVEFVASNQVGKDGTNMEIMTTQQRKDLHMNIPALRKLDAMLIVIKQHSIID